One stretch of Streptomyces sp. R21 DNA includes these proteins:
- a CDS encoding DUF4032 domain-containing protein — protein MALQISATNPEHPALLLELPWQLPLEEWPDQYLVPLPRGISRHVVRYARAGDEVVAVKELAERPAVREYELLRSLDRLGIPAVDPLAVVTGRTDGDGAPLEPVLITRHLGGSMPYRSMFETTMRPATMHRLMDALAVLLVRLHLAGFAWGDCSLSNTLFRRDAGAYAAYLVDAETGDLHPRLSSGQREYDLDLARVNISGELLDLEASGALHPSVDPIEFGTEICARYQGLWQELTRTSVYPAGKHHYIDRRIRRLNDLGFDVAEMQIAHSSNGDTVTFVPKVVDAGHHQRQLLRLTGLDAEENQARRLLNDLESWMATQDDYAPGDPLAARPEVLAHRWVRDVFRPTVRAVPLELRGSMDPAEIYHELLEHRWYLSERAQHDIGLDTAVQDYVDNILPRVRAALPPRADAPVPTGENMISEQR, from the coding sequence ATGGCATTGCAGATCAGCGCCACCAATCCGGAGCATCCCGCGCTCCTGCTCGAACTGCCCTGGCAGCTGCCGTTGGAGGAGTGGCCGGATCAGTACCTGGTCCCGCTGCCGCGCGGCATATCCCGGCACGTCGTGCGCTATGCGCGCGCCGGGGACGAGGTGGTGGCCGTCAAGGAGCTCGCGGAGCGGCCGGCGGTGCGCGAGTACGAGCTGCTGCGCAGCCTGGACCGGCTCGGGATCCCGGCGGTGGACCCCCTCGCGGTCGTCACCGGCCGCACCGACGGGGACGGCGCACCCCTGGAACCCGTACTGATCACCCGGCACCTGGGCGGCTCGATGCCGTACCGGTCGATGTTCGAGACGACCATGCGGCCCGCCACCATGCACCGGCTGATGGACGCCCTCGCCGTCCTGCTGGTGCGCCTGCATCTGGCGGGCTTCGCCTGGGGCGACTGCTCGCTGTCCAACACGCTGTTCCGGCGGGATGCCGGGGCCTACGCGGCCTATCTGGTGGACGCCGAGACCGGGGATCTGCATCCCCGGCTGAGCAGCGGGCAGCGCGAGTACGACCTCGATCTGGCGCGGGTCAACATCAGCGGCGAGTTGCTGGACCTGGAGGCGTCCGGGGCGCTGCACCCGTCCGTGGACCCCATCGAGTTCGGCACGGAGATCTGTGCGCGCTACCAGGGGCTGTGGCAGGAGCTGACCCGCACATCGGTGTATCCGGCGGGCAAGCACCACTACATCGACCGCCGGATCCGGCGCCTGAACGACCTCGGTTTCGACGTCGCCGAGATGCAGATCGCGCACTCGTCCAACGGCGACACGGTCACCTTCGTTCCCAAGGTCGTGGACGCCGGTCACCATCAGCGCCAGCTGCTGCGGCTGACCGGCCTCGACGCCGAGGAGAACCAGGCCCGCCGGCTTCTCAACGACCTGGAGAGCTGGATGGCCACCCAGGACGACTACGCGCCCGGCGACCCGCTCGCCGCGCGCCCGGAGGTTCTCGCGCACCGCTGGGTGCGCGATGTGTTCCGGCCGACCGTGCGCGCCGTACCGCTGGAACTGCGCGGCTCCATGGACCCGGCGGAGATCTATCACGAGCTGCTCGAACACCGGTGGTACCTGTCCGAGCGCGCCCAGCACGACATCGGGCTCGACACCGCCGTCCAGGACTACGTCGACAACATCCTCCCCCGGGTCCGGGCGGCCCTGCCGCCGCGTGCCGACGCACCCGTGCCGACCGGGGAGAACATGATTTCTGAGCAAAGGTGA
- a CDS encoding threonine/serine dehydratase: protein MIGIAEIRDAAQRMTGHVVRTPTMVSPGLEGLLGVPVTVKLELLQRTGSFKARGATVRLLALSEAERAAGVVAVSGGNHGIALAVMAAALDVKATVVMPRSAPARAAEIVEASGASLRLTDGMDSAFALVEQLRAEGLTLVHPFDDPLVIAGQGTVGLEFAEDAGELTDVLVSIGGGGLISGVAAALHALRPGVRVWGVETEGAQAMSEALTAGGPVPVALSSIVSTLSAPAVSRLTYDHVSALVTEVLVVPDREAVQGTLDLADHAKVWAEPAAGCLLPAARRVLDRVGEGARLGLVLCGGNATTSDVMSWAERFQLR, encoded by the coding sequence TTGATCGGTATCGCTGAGATCCGCGACGCGGCACAACGGATGACCGGGCATGTCGTGCGGACGCCGACCATGGTGAGCCCCGGTCTGGAAGGGCTCCTCGGGGTTCCGGTCACGGTGAAGCTCGAACTGCTCCAGCGCACCGGGTCGTTCAAGGCACGCGGAGCGACGGTACGGCTGCTCGCGCTGAGCGAGGCCGAGCGTGCGGCGGGCGTGGTGGCCGTGAGCGGCGGCAACCACGGCATCGCGCTCGCCGTGATGGCCGCCGCCCTGGATGTGAAGGCGACGGTGGTGATGCCGCGGTCGGCGCCCGCACGGGCCGCCGAGATCGTGGAGGCGTCCGGCGCGTCGCTGCGGCTGACCGACGGTATGGACAGCGCGTTCGCGCTCGTCGAGCAGTTGCGCGCCGAGGGGCTGACGCTCGTCCACCCCTTCGACGATCCCCTGGTGATCGCCGGTCAGGGCACCGTCGGCCTCGAATTCGCCGAGGACGCGGGCGAGTTGACCGACGTGCTCGTCAGCATCGGGGGCGGCGGGCTGATCTCCGGCGTCGCTGCTGCGCTGCACGCGCTGCGTCCCGGGGTGCGGGTCTGGGGCGTGGAGACCGAGGGCGCGCAGGCCATGTCGGAGGCTCTGACCGCGGGCGGCCCGGTGCCGGTGGCGCTGTCCTCGATCGTCTCCACCCTGAGCGCACCGGCCGTCTCCCGGCTGACGTACGACCATGTCTCGGCCCTGGTGACCGAGGTGCTCGTGGTCCCGGACCGGGAGGCTGTGCAAGGCACCCTCGATCTCGCCGACCACGCCAAGGTGTGGGCCGAGCCCGCCGCCGGCTGCCTGCTGCCGGCGGCACGCCGCGTTCTCGATCGCGTCGGCGAAGGGGCGCGCCTCGGCCTGGTGCTGTGCGGGGGCA
- a CDS encoding ATP-binding protein → MSGQPMPCNVAELSTLFLFEKLDAQQLDRLCREGRVEKFEPGPVYAEGEPATCFFVLLEGTLVLSRRVGNDDVEINRTSHRGVYSGAMQAYLGDRVRPVYTSSLRVTEPSRFFILPADTFAAIMQDWFPMAVHLLEGVFFGTKTTQQAIGQRERLLALGSLSAGLTHELNNPAAAAVRATSTLRERVAKMRHKLGIIAGGPFTREALAGLIEIQERTAERVAKATALSPLEASDREDALADWLDDHGITEGWRVAPTFVQAGLDIDWLDQVAAAVDEEILPNAVGWLNYTVETELLMNEIEDSTTRISHLVGAAKQYSQLDRAPYQVCDVHELLDSTLLMLSSKIGSRVTVVKEYDRALPKIPAYPGELNQVWTNLIDNAVSAMNGTDGDGTLTVRTALDRDRLLIEFGDTGPGVPEDIRGRIFDPFFTTKPVGEGTGLGLDISWRIVVNKHHGSLEVQSVPGDTRFQVRLPLTATDPDTSEEPS, encoded by the coding sequence ATGAGCGGGCAGCCGATGCCGTGCAACGTGGCCGAGCTGAGCACGCTGTTCCTGTTCGAGAAGCTCGACGCACAGCAGCTCGACCGGTTGTGCCGCGAGGGCCGCGTGGAGAAGTTCGAACCGGGCCCCGTGTACGCGGAAGGCGAGCCGGCCACCTGCTTCTTCGTGCTCCTCGAAGGCACGCTCGTGCTCTCGCGCCGGGTCGGCAACGACGACGTGGAGATCAACCGCACGTCCCACCGCGGGGTGTACTCCGGGGCGATGCAGGCCTATCTGGGCGACCGGGTGCGGCCGGTGTACACCAGCTCGCTGCGGGTCACCGAGCCCTCGCGCTTCTTCATCCTGCCCGCCGACACGTTCGCCGCGATCATGCAGGACTGGTTCCCGATGGCCGTCCATCTCCTGGAGGGGGTCTTCTTCGGTACGAAGACCACCCAGCAGGCGATCGGGCAGCGGGAGCGGCTGCTGGCGCTCGGCTCGCTGTCGGCCGGTCTGACCCACGAGCTCAACAACCCGGCCGCCGCGGCCGTGCGGGCCACCTCCACGCTGCGCGAGCGGGTGGCCAAGATGCGGCACAAGCTCGGCATCATCGCCGGGGGCCCGTTCACCCGTGAGGCGCTGGCCGGCCTCATCGAGATCCAGGAGCGCACGGCCGAGCGGGTCGCCAAGGCCACCGCGCTCAGCCCGCTGGAGGCATCCGACCGGGAGGACGCCCTCGCCGACTGGCTCGACGACCACGGCATCACGGAGGGCTGGCGGGTGGCGCCCACCTTCGTGCAGGCGGGTCTCGACATCGACTGGCTGGACCAGGTCGCGGCGGCCGTGGACGAGGAGATCCTCCCCAATGCCGTCGGGTGGCTCAACTACACCGTCGAGACCGAGCTGCTGATGAACGAGATCGAGGACTCCACCACCCGCATCTCCCACCTCGTCGGCGCGGCCAAGCAGTATTCCCAGCTCGACCGTGCCCCGTACCAGGTGTGCGACGTGCACGAACTCCTCGACAGCACCCTGCTGATGCTCTCCTCGAAGATCGGCTCCCGCGTCACCGTCGTCAAGGAGTACGACCGGGCGCTGCCGAAGATCCCGGCCTACCCCGGGGAGCTCAACCAGGTGTGGACGAACCTGATCGACAACGCGGTCTCGGCCATGAACGGCACGGACGGGGACGGCACGTTGACCGTGCGGACCGCGCTCGACCGCGACCGTCTCCTCATCGAGTTCGGCGACACGGGCCCCGGAGTGCCGGAGGACATCCGCGGCCGTATCTTCGACCCCTTCTTCACCACCAAGCCGGTGGGCGAGGGCACCGGACTCGGCCTGGACATCTCCTGGCGCATCGTCGTCAACAAGCACCACGGCAGCCTCGAAGTCCAGTCCGTGCCCGGCGACACCCGTTTCCAGGTACGTCTTCCGCTGACCGCCACGGACCCCGACACCTCCGAGGAGCCGTCATGA
- a CDS encoding N-formylglutamate amidohydrolase, which produces MHPAPKTFELLPGADDSPVILHVPHSARTIPASVRGGILLEDDALEGELDHITDAHTAELAASAAEAAAVRPWRFVNRLSRLVIDPERFPDEREEMLSVGMGAVYTRTTHRAPLRPADFDPGPLIERYFHPYAQAMTEAVADRLAATGRAVIVDVHSYPTARLPYELHGDGPRPPVCLGTDAFHTPPELLARAQAAFAHTGSVGLDSPFSGTYVPLEFYGKEPRVTALMVEIRRDTYMTEPGGPASPGLPRLAAALAALVDAVGD; this is translated from the coding sequence ATGCATCCCGCCCCGAAGACCTTCGAGCTGCTCCCCGGTGCCGACGACTCCCCCGTGATCCTGCACGTGCCGCACTCCGCCCGGACGATCCCGGCGTCCGTGCGCGGTGGCATCCTGCTCGAAGACGACGCGCTGGAAGGCGAGTTGGACCACATCACCGACGCGCACACCGCGGAGCTGGCCGCGAGCGCGGCGGAGGCGGCGGCGGTGAGGCCATGGCGGTTCGTCAACCGGCTGTCGCGCCTTGTGATCGACCCCGAGCGCTTCCCCGACGAACGGGAGGAGATGCTGTCCGTCGGGATGGGCGCGGTCTACACACGGACCACGCACCGCGCGCCGCTGCGGCCCGCGGACTTCGATCCCGGGCCTCTGATCGAGCGTTACTTCCACCCGTACGCGCAGGCGATGACGGAGGCGGTCGCCGACCGGCTGGCCGCCACCGGGCGGGCCGTGATCGTCGACGTCCATTCGTATCCGACGGCCCGGCTGCCCTACGAACTGCACGGCGACGGCCCGCGACCGCCGGTGTGCCTGGGCACCGACGCCTTCCACACGCCGCCCGAGCTGCTCGCCCGCGCGCAGGCGGCGTTCGCGCACACCGGCAGTGTGGGCCTCGACAGCCCGTTCTCCGGCACGTACGTCCCCCTGGAGTTCTACGGCAAGGAGCCGCGGGTCACCGCGCTGATGGTGGAGATCCGGCGGGACACGTACATGACCGAGCCGGGCGGCCCGGCCAGTCCCGGACTCCCCCGTCTCGCCGCCGCGCTGGCAGCTCTCGTCGACGCCGTCGGCGACTAG
- a CDS encoding amidohydrolase family protein, whose translation MPVVDAWMQHPTLRHSNHEMFESLRRWTGMELLEEPLPVKATVAALAAADVEIGLSSAWYGPQGPLITNDEVAEFVAQSDGRLRGVAGADLTRPVTAVRELRRAVGELGFVALRIVPWLWQLPPTDRLYYPLYAACVDLGIPFCTQVGHTGPLRPSETGRPIPYIDQVAIDFPELTIVCGHIGYPWTTEMIAVADKHPGVHIDTSAYTARRYPPELVDYLRGRGRHKVLFGSNYPMITPARALEHLSDLHLDDETSELFLSGNARRVFHLPAPS comes from the coding sequence ATGCCGGTCGTCGACGCGTGGATGCAGCACCCCACGCTCCGCCACTCCAACCACGAGATGTTCGAGTCGCTGCGCCGCTGGACGGGAATGGAGCTGCTGGAGGAGCCCCTTCCGGTCAAGGCCACGGTGGCCGCGCTGGCTGCCGCCGACGTGGAGATCGGACTGTCCAGCGCCTGGTACGGGCCACAGGGTCCGCTCATCACCAACGACGAGGTCGCCGAGTTCGTCGCCCAGTCCGACGGACGGCTGCGCGGTGTCGCGGGCGCCGACCTCACCCGGCCGGTCACCGCCGTGCGCGAGCTGCGCCGGGCCGTCGGCGAACTGGGCTTCGTGGCGCTCAGGATCGTGCCGTGGCTGTGGCAACTGCCGCCCACCGACCGGCTGTACTACCCGTTGTACGCGGCCTGCGTCGACCTCGGCATCCCGTTCTGCACCCAGGTCGGCCACACCGGGCCGCTGCGCCCCTCCGAGACCGGCCGCCCCATTCCGTACATCGACCAGGTCGCGATCGACTTCCCGGAACTGACCATCGTGTGCGGCCACATCGGCTACCCGTGGACCACGGAGATGATCGCGGTGGCCGACAAGCACCCCGGCGTGCACATCGACACCAGTGCCTACACCGCCCGCCGCTACCCGCCCGAGCTGGTCGACTATCTGCGCGGCCGCGGCCGCCACAAGGTCCTCTTCGGCTCCAACTACCCCATGATCACGCCCGCCCGAGCCCTGGAACACCTCTCCGACCTGCACCTCGACGACGAGACGAGCGAGCTGTTCCTCTCCGGCAACGCCCGCCGCGTCTTTCACCTCCCGGCGCCTTCGTAG
- a CDS encoding UBP-type zinc finger domain-containing protein, with the protein MTESTGIDPAVPPSGTGCVECDAAGGWWFHLRRCAQCGHIGCCDDSPAKHATAHAHTTGHPVIRSFEPGESWFWNFDTSEVYESGPDLAPPVSHPADQPVPGPAGRVPANWTDMLR; encoded by the coding sequence ATGACCGAGTCCACCGGAATCGACCCGGCCGTCCCGCCGAGCGGCACGGGGTGCGTCGAGTGCGACGCGGCGGGCGGATGGTGGTTCCATCTGCGGCGCTGCGCGCAGTGCGGTCACATCGGCTGCTGCGACGACTCCCCCGCGAAGCACGCCACCGCGCACGCGCACACCACCGGTCATCCCGTCATCCGCAGCTTCGAGCCCGGCGAGAGCTGGTTCTGGAACTTCGACACCTCCGAGGTGTACGAGTCCGGACCGGACCTCGCTCCCCCGGTCAGCCACCCCGCCGACCAGCCCGTACCCGGGCCCGCGGGGCGCGTCCCGGCGAACTGGACGGACATGTTGCGCTGA
- a CDS encoding FAD-dependent oxidoreductase produces MTQAASPARTVILTVDDDPGVSRAVARDLRRRYGESYRIVRAESGEAALDALRELKLRGDQVAVILADYRMPQMNGIEFLEQALDVYPGARRVLLTAYADTNAAIDAINVIDLDHYLLKPWDPPEEKLYPVLDDLLDAWRTSDYRPVAACKVVGHRWSARSSDVREFLARNQVPYRWYSSDTPEGKRLLAAAGQDGERLPLVITPDGTPLVEPADPDLAAQVGLATTPTAEFYDLVVIGGGPAGLGAAVYGASEGLRTVLVERSATGGQAGQSSRIENYLGFPDGVSGGQLTERARRQAAKFGAEILTAREVTGLDVTGAARTVRFSDGSAIAAHSVILATGVSYRQLEAPGLAELTGCGVFYGSALTEAASCQGHDVYIVGGANSAGQAAMYLARGAKSVTLLVRGSSLAASMSHYLIQQINDAPNINVRTGTVVESAHGSDHLEQLTLRDVASGHTELVDAQWLFVFIGAAPLTDWLEGTVLRDARGFIMAGPDMTADGQPPAGWELDRPPYHLETSVPGVFVAGDARSESAKRVASAVGEGAMAVMLVHRYLEQS; encoded by the coding sequence ATGACACAGGCCGCAAGTCCAGCGCGGACCGTCATTCTGACGGTCGACGACGATCCGGGGGTCTCGCGCGCCGTCGCCCGCGACCTCCGGCGCCGGTACGGCGAGTCGTACCGGATCGTGCGCGCGGAGTCCGGGGAGGCCGCGCTCGACGCGCTGCGCGAGCTGAAGCTGCGCGGTGACCAGGTGGCGGTGATCCTCGCCGACTACCGGATGCCGCAGATGAACGGCATCGAGTTCCTCGAACAGGCTCTCGATGTCTATCCGGGTGCGCGGCGGGTACTGCTGACCGCGTACGCGGACACGAACGCGGCGATCGACGCGATCAACGTGATCGATCTCGACCACTACCTGCTCAAGCCCTGGGATCCGCCGGAGGAGAAGCTCTACCCGGTCCTGGACGACCTCCTGGACGCCTGGCGGACCAGCGACTACCGGCCCGTGGCCGCCTGCAAGGTGGTCGGACACCGCTGGTCGGCGCGCTCCTCCGACGTCCGGGAGTTCCTGGCCCGCAACCAGGTGCCCTACCGCTGGTACTCGTCCGACACACCCGAGGGCAAGCGCCTGCTGGCCGCGGCCGGGCAGGACGGCGAACGGCTCCCGCTGGTGATCACGCCGGACGGCACGCCGCTGGTGGAGCCCGCGGACCCGGATCTCGCGGCGCAGGTGGGCCTGGCGACGACGCCGACGGCGGAGTTCTACGACCTGGTGGTCATCGGCGGCGGTCCCGCCGGGCTGGGCGCGGCCGTGTACGGCGCGTCGGAGGGGCTGCGCACCGTGCTGGTGGAGCGGTCGGCGACCGGCGGCCAGGCGGGACAGAGCTCGCGGATCGAGAACTACCTCGGCTTCCCGGACGGGGTGTCGGGGGGCCAGCTCACCGAGCGGGCGCGCCGCCAGGCGGCGAAGTTCGGCGCGGAGATCCTGACCGCGCGCGAGGTGACCGGGCTCGATGTCACGGGGGCGGCGCGCACGGTCCGCTTCTCGGACGGCTCGGCGATCGCCGCGCACTCCGTGATCCTCGCGACCGGCGTGTCGTATCGCCAGCTGGAGGCTCCGGGCCTGGCCGAACTGACCGGGTGCGGGGTGTTCTACGGTTCGGCGCTGACCGAGGCGGCCTCCTGCCAGGGCCACGACGTGTACATCGTGGGCGGGGCGAACTCCGCGGGGCAGGCGGCCATGTACCTGGCCCGGGGCGCCAAGTCGGTCACCCTCCTCGTACGCGGCTCGTCGCTGGCGGCGTCCATGTCGCACTACCTGATCCAGCAGATCAACGACGCGCCCAACATCAACGTGCGCACCGGCACGGTCGTCGAGTCCGCGCACGGCTCGGACCATCTGGAACAGCTCACCCTGCGCGACGTGGCGAGCGGGCACACCGAACTCGTCGACGCGCAGTGGCTGTTCGTGTTCATCGGGGCGGCTCCGCTGACCGACTGGCTGGAGGGGACCGTGCTGCGGGACGCGCGCGGCTTCATCATGGCGGGGCCCGACATGACCGCAGACGGACAGCCACCGGCCGGCTGGGAGCTGGACCGGCCGCCGTATCACCTGGAGACCAGCGTGCCCGGTGTGTTCGTGGCCGGGGACGCGCGGTCGGAGTCCGCGAAGCGGGTCGCGTCCGCCGTCGGAGAGGGAGCCATGGCCGTGATGCTCGTCCACCGTTATCTGGAGCAGTCATGA